One Pseudomonas sp. AN-1 genomic region harbors:
- a CDS encoding ABC transporter ATP-binding protein: protein MLSLLVRLIDSPDRALLERSLRWLFSFVRPHGRAIAGLLGLSLCASLLVLAQPWLTKTLIDEGLLARDFDRLLQVALAMIGVGVLGTLLGGINRYLHTRLSGRILFALRDALYRHLQGLPPTFYARRRIGDLLSRLDGDVAEIQRFAVDALFSALSSVIGLCGAVALMLALSWQLSLLLAVLVPLEVLWLRWMRRKVERHSRALRERSADVSSFLVETLPAMKFIQAAGQQEREAQRLERLGAGYMSQLLRLQVIEFFTHAVPGTLTSLSRAAAFIVGGYWVVQGTWQLGALIAFSTYLGMAVGPVQSLLGLYVALQRMTVSLGRVMELRAEPSVILAPATPRPLPAGPGELRLEALWFRHDGRQDAVLRGASACLPGGLKVALSGPSGVGKSTLIDLLQRFHDPERGRIRLDGVDLRELDLAELRRAIAVVSQDIVLFRGSLADNLAYAAPQASRAEIEQVAQLARLDELLASLPQGLDSPLGERGQQLSGGQKQRIAIARALLQQSRILVLDEATSAVDEATEREVIASIDQLFAGRTRILISHRASTLAEVDLRLELVDGQLQARSAKELDHET, encoded by the coding sequence ATGCTGAGTCTGCTGGTCCGCCTGATCGACAGCCCCGACCGCGCGCTGCTGGAGCGTTCGCTGCGCTGGCTGTTTTCCTTCGTGCGTCCGCACGGGCGGGCCATCGCCGGCCTGCTCGGCCTGTCGCTGTGCGCTTCGCTGCTGGTGCTGGCGCAGCCCTGGCTGACCAAGACGCTGATCGACGAGGGCCTGCTGGCGCGCGACTTCGACCGCCTGCTGCAGGTGGCGCTGGCGATGATCGGCGTCGGCGTGCTCGGCACCCTGCTCGGCGGGATCAATCGCTACCTGCACACCCGGCTGTCCGGACGCATCCTGTTCGCCCTGCGCGACGCCCTGTACCGCCACCTGCAGGGCCTGCCGCCGACCTTCTACGCCAGGCGGCGGATCGGCGACCTGCTGTCGCGCCTCGACGGCGACGTCGCCGAGATCCAGCGCTTCGCCGTCGATGCGCTGTTCTCCGCGCTGTCCAGCGTTATCGGCCTGTGTGGGGCGGTGGCGCTGATGCTGGCGTTGTCCTGGCAGCTGTCGCTGCTGCTCGCCGTACTGGTGCCGCTGGAGGTGCTCTGGCTGCGCTGGATGCGGCGCAAGGTCGAGCGGCATAGCCGCGCGCTGCGCGAGCGTTCGGCGGACGTCTCCTCGTTCCTGGTCGAGACCCTGCCGGCGATGAAGTTCATCCAGGCCGCCGGCCAGCAGGAGCGCGAGGCGCAGCGCCTGGAACGTCTCGGTGCGGGCTACATGAGCCAGCTGCTGCGCCTGCAGGTCATCGAATTCTTCACCCACGCGGTGCCCGGCACCCTGACCTCGCTGTCGCGTGCCGCGGCCTTCATCGTCGGCGGCTACTGGGTGGTGCAGGGCACCTGGCAGCTCGGCGCGCTGATCGCCTTCTCCACCTACCTGGGCATGGCGGTGGGCCCGGTGCAGAGCCTGCTCGGCCTGTACGTCGCCCTGCAGCGGATGACCGTCAGCCTCGGCCGGGTCATGGAGCTGCGCGCCGAACCCTCGGTCATCCTCGCGCCGGCCACGCCGCGGCCGTTGCCCGCAGGCCCCGGCGAGCTGCGCCTGGAAGCGCTGTGGTTCCGTCACGACGGCCGCCAGGACGCCGTGCTGCGCGGCGCCAGCGCCTGCCTGCCCGGCGGGCTGAAGGTGGCGCTCAGCGGCCCCTCCGGGGTCGGCAAGTCGACCCTGATCGACCTGCTGCAGCGCTTCCACGACCCCGAGCGCGGCCGCATCCGGCTCGACGGCGTCGACCTGCGCGAGCTGGATCTGGCCGAGCTGCGCCGCGCCATCGCCGTGGTCAGCCAGGACATCGTGCTGTTTCGCGGCAGCCTGGCCGACAACCTGGCCTACGCCGCGCCGCAGGCCAGTCGCGCCGAGATCGAGCAGGTGGCGCAGCTGGCGCGCCTCGACGAGCTGCTCGCCAGCCTGCCGCAGGGCCTCGACAGCCCGCTCGGCGAGCGCGGCCAGCAGCTCTCCGGCGGCCAGAAGCAGCGCATCGCCATCGCCCGCGCGCTGCTCCAGCAGTCGCGCATCCTGGTCCTCGACGAGGCCACCTCGGCGGTCGACGAGGCCACCGAGCGCGAGGTGATCGCCTCCATCGACCAGCTGTTCGCCGGGCGCACGCGCATCCTGATCAGCCACCGCGCCTCGACCCTGGCCGAAGTCGACCTGCGCCTCGAGCTGGTCGACGGCCAGTTGCAGGCGCGCAGCGCGAAGGAGCTGGACCATGAAACCTGA
- a CDS encoding S8/S53 family peptidase yields the protein MKPELLVGVVDSGHAPHQAALVHAARAFRLDGETLREEPAQADRLGHGTAVVEALALQPGVVRGCVAQVFAERWQTSPLQVAAAVHWLVEQGVALINLSLGLRHDRPLLREACERALAAGVVLCAASPAQGEAVYPASYPGVLRISGDARCAPGQWSWLGSAQADFGAPVSAGGLAGASLACANFSGQIARYLHAHPGSDRAALLDHLRGGAAFVGPERRGRPA from the coding sequence ATGAAACCTGAGTTGCTGGTTGGTGTAGTCGACAGCGGCCACGCGCCGCACCAGGCCGCCTTGGTGCACGCCGCACGGGCCTTCCGTTTGGACGGCGAAACGCTGCGCGAGGAGCCGGCACAGGCCGACCGCCTTGGCCACGGCACGGCGGTGGTCGAGGCGCTGGCGCTGCAACCGGGCGTGGTGCGCGGCTGTGTCGCCCAGGTATTCGCCGAGCGCTGGCAGACCAGCCCGCTGCAGGTCGCCGCCGCGGTGCACTGGCTGGTCGAGCAGGGCGTGGCGCTGATCAACCTCAGCCTCGGTCTGCGCCACGACCGCCCGCTGCTGCGCGAAGCCTGCGAGCGCGCGCTGGCCGCCGGGGTGGTGCTGTGCGCGGCCAGTCCGGCACAGGGCGAGGCGGTGTATCCGGCCAGCTACCCGGGCGTGCTGCGCATCAGCGGCGATGCACGCTGCGCGCCGGGGCAGTGGTCCTGGCTGGGCAGTGCCCAGGCCGACTTCGGCGCGCCGGTGAGCGCCGGCGGCCTGGCCGGTGCCAGCCTGGCCTGCGCCAACTTCAGCGGGCAGATCGCCCGCTACCTGCACGCCCATCCGGGCAGCGACCGCGCGGCGCTGCTCGATCATCTGCGCGGCGGCGCGGCGTTCGTCGGCCCGGAGCGGCGCGGGAGGCCAGCATGA
- a CDS encoding NAD(P)/FAD-dependent oxidoreductase, producing MNSTTIAVLGAGPAGVAVAIGLRRLGFEVCVIGEWRRFAAVEGVSARVLDGLRQAGLQHALACADLASPRRVLWNGTESALNQEFLLDRPRFDAALREDLRAAGVPLFEARVRELHSDASGHRLLLEGSGGEQQLQAQFLVEARGRQAPLGSRRQRGPETVSLLNQWQEEPGRGGSAVESLPDGWAWMARLADGRCYWQITLGAASGALPARDALPQWCAQRRAQSVRVAELFGAEALQPAALHARSSTAILALETGGANWLRVGDAAMAVDPLSGNGIFQALSSALQAPAVINTLLTRPERAGLALAFHQRRVEQLFQRFARTGRDFYALEERWTEQPFWAARSNWPDREPLHAPADFASLRVERAPVLRDNLVAEAEVVVSADQPLGIWHLQGIELAPRLRRLQAGEPLAQMAADLPAPQQAMLRGWLHSQGYSGA from the coding sequence ATGAATTCAACGACCATCGCGGTGCTCGGCGCCGGCCCGGCCGGCGTGGCGGTGGCCATCGGCCTGCGCCGCCTCGGCTTCGAGGTGTGCGTGATCGGCGAGTGGCGGCGCTTCGCCGCGGTGGAGGGCGTCTCGGCACGGGTGCTCGACGGCCTGCGCCAGGCCGGCCTGCAGCACGCGCTGGCCTGCGCCGACCTGGCCTCGCCGCGGCGGGTGCTGTGGAACGGTACGGAGAGCGCGCTCAACCAGGAATTCCTCCTCGACCGCCCGCGCTTCGACGCCGCGCTGCGCGAGGACCTGCGCGCGGCCGGCGTGCCGCTGTTCGAGGCTCGGGTGCGCGAGCTGCACAGCGACGCGAGCGGCCACCGCCTGCTGCTGGAAGGCAGCGGCGGCGAGCAGCAACTGCAGGCGCAGTTCCTGGTCGAGGCGCGCGGCCGCCAGGCGCCGCTCGGCAGCCGCCGCCAGCGCGGCCCGGAGACGGTCAGCCTGCTCAACCAGTGGCAGGAGGAACCGGGGCGCGGCGGCTCAGCGGTGGAGAGCCTGCCGGACGGCTGGGCGTGGATGGCGCGTCTGGCCGACGGCCGCTGCTACTGGCAGATCACCCTGGGCGCGGCCAGCGGTGCGCTGCCGGCGCGCGATGCCCTGCCGCAATGGTGCGCGCAGCGCCGGGCGCAGTCGGTGCGGGTCGCCGAGCTGTTCGGCGCCGAGGCGCTGCAGCCGGCCGCCCTGCACGCGCGCAGCAGCACGGCGATCCTCGCCCTGGAGACCGGCGGCGCCAACTGGCTGCGGGTCGGCGATGCGGCGATGGCGGTCGATCCGCTGTCCGGCAACGGCATCTTCCAGGCGCTGTCCTCGGCGCTGCAGGCGCCGGCGGTGATCAACACCCTGCTCACCCGTCCCGAGCGCGCCGGGCTGGCGCTGGCCTTCCACCAGCGCCGCGTCGAGCAGCTGTTCCAGCGCTTCGCCCGCACCGGCCGCGACTTCTATGCACTCGAAGAACGTTGGACGGAGCAGCCGTTCTGGGCGGCGCGGTCCAACTGGCCGGACAGGGAACCGCTGCACGCGCCGGCCGACTTTGCCAGCCTCAGGGTGGAACGCGCGCCGGTGCTGCGCGACAACCTGGTGGCCGAGGCCGAGGTGGTGGTCAGCGCCGACCAGCCGCTGGGCATCTGGCACCTGCAGGGCATCGAGCTGGCGCCGCGCCTGCGCCGCCTGCAGGCCGGCGAGCCGCTCGCCCAGATGGCTGCCGACCTGCCTGCGCCGCAGCAGGCGATGCTGCGTGGCTGGTTGCACAGTCAGGGCTATTCGGGGGCGTAG
- a CDS encoding aldehyde dehydrogenase family protein, giving the protein MSASLPIHPRTREFLDRPQRMLIGAEWVDAIAGARMPVYNPASGEPLCQVPAGGAEDIELAVQAARRAFDDSPWSRMRPRERQNLLWRLAELMERDAQVLAELECLNNGKSAAVARVMDVQLAIDFLRYMAGWATKIEGSTVDVSMPLMPDDQFHGYIRREAVGVVGAIVAWNFPLLLACWKLGPALATGCTVVLKPADETPLSAFKLAELVLEAGYPEGVFNVVSGTGAQAGAALTRHPGVDKLTFTGSTEVGKQIGKAAMDSMTRVTLELGGKSPTIVLADADLQQAAAGAAGAIFFNQGQVCCAGSRLYVQRKHFDNVVADIAGIANGMKLGNGLDASVDMGPLISARQQQRVHDYIQLGRELGATVACGGERFGPGFFVQPTVIVDVDQQHRLVQEEIFGPVLVAMPFDEIDEVVKLANDNPYGLGASIWSNDLAAVHRLVPRIKSGSVWVNCHSALDPALPFGGYKMSGLGREMGAAAIEHYTELKSVLMRL; this is encoded by the coding sequence ATGTCCGCTTCCCTGCCCATCCATCCCCGTACCCGCGAATTCCTCGACCGCCCGCAGCGGATGCTGATCGGCGCCGAATGGGTCGACGCCATCGCCGGCGCGCGCATGCCGGTGTACAACCCGGCCAGCGGCGAGCCGCTGTGCCAGGTGCCGGCGGGCGGCGCCGAGGACATCGAGCTGGCCGTGCAGGCCGCCCGCCGCGCCTTCGACGACTCGCCGTGGAGCCGCATGCGCCCGCGCGAGCGGCAGAACCTGCTGTGGCGCCTGGCCGAGCTGATGGAGCGCGACGCCCAGGTACTCGCCGAGCTGGAGTGCCTGAACAACGGCAAGAGCGCCGCGGTGGCGCGGGTGATGGACGTGCAGCTGGCCATCGACTTCCTGCGCTACATGGCCGGCTGGGCGACCAAGATCGAGGGCAGCACCGTCGACGTGTCGATGCCGCTGATGCCCGATGACCAGTTCCACGGCTACATCCGCCGCGAGGCGGTCGGCGTGGTCGGCGCCATAGTCGCGTGGAACTTCCCGCTGCTCTTGGCCTGCTGGAAGCTCGGCCCGGCGCTGGCCACCGGCTGCACCGTGGTGCTCAAGCCGGCCGACGAGACGCCGCTGTCGGCCTTCAAGCTGGCCGAACTGGTGCTCGAGGCCGGCTACCCGGAGGGCGTGTTCAACGTGGTCAGCGGCACGGGGGCGCAGGCCGGCGCCGCGCTGACCCGCCACCCGGGCGTCGACAAGCTGACCTTCACCGGCTCCACCGAGGTCGGCAAGCAGATCGGCAAGGCCGCCATGGACTCCATGACCCGGGTGACCCTGGAGCTGGGCGGCAAGTCGCCGACCATCGTGCTGGCCGACGCCGACCTGCAGCAGGCCGCCGCCGGCGCCGCCGGGGCGATCTTCTTCAACCAGGGCCAGGTGTGCTGCGCCGGCTCGCGCCTGTACGTGCAGCGCAAGCACTTCGACAACGTGGTGGCCGACATCGCCGGCATCGCCAACGGCATGAAGCTCGGCAACGGCCTGGACGCCAGCGTCGACATGGGCCCGCTGATCTCGGCGCGCCAGCAGCAGCGCGTGCACGACTACATCCAGCTCGGCCGCGAGCTGGGCGCCACCGTCGCCTGCGGCGGCGAGCGCTTCGGCCCCGGCTTCTTCGTGCAGCCGACGGTGATCGTCGACGTCGACCAGCAGCACCGCCTGGTGCAGGAGGAGATCTTCGGCCCGGTGCTGGTGGCGATGCCCTTCGACGAGATCGACGAGGTGGTCAAGCTGGCCAATGACAACCCCTACGGCCTGGGCGCCAGCATCTGGTCCAACGACCTGGCCGCCGTGCACCGCCTGGTGCCGCGCATCAAGTCCGGCTCGGTGTGGGTCAACTGCCACAGCGCCCTCGACCCGGCGCTGCCGTTCGGCGGCTACAAGATGTCCGGCCTCGGCCGCGAGATGGGCGCGGCGGCCATCGAGCACTACACCGAGCTGAAGTCGGTGCTGATGCGCCTGTGA
- the peaA gene encoding quinohemoprotein amine dehydrogenase subunit alpha has product MMTRLRYYVGAASLAAAAASLAQPALAAGRTGEQILGETCAACHAREGDQQFSRISHQRKTPEGWLMSIARMQVMHGVQIDDADRRTLVKYLADRQGLAPSETEGVRYAMERRLNTVEQFDDQFAQMCARCHSGARVALQRRPAKEWEHLVNFHLGQWPSLEYQAQSRDRDWLPIALKEMVPALASKYPLDNPAWSEWQKARPGAAALPGQWSFSGHLPARGDVRGVMTVSAAEGDSFKVSLEGQYADGKPLKGSGSAILYNGYEWRGTLEVDGVAMRQVFSALDGEMRGRMFESEHDERGLDFVAAKAGTPRLLAVQPGYLKAGSEAELTLVGSDLSGKPDFGPGVAVVKVLEQSPERMRVRVRAAADAAAGSRKVALGSLEGVNLAVYQSVSEVKVVPAFSVARIGDNGGSTPKVQGRFDAEAWGQDAAGQAFRIGYLPAQWSVAAFNEQAEEDEDVKYAGRMQADGVFVPGDAGPNPARKMSTNNAGNLKVIAQVDDGGKPLEGEGQMIVTVQRWNNPPLP; this is encoded by the coding sequence ATGATGACAAGACTCCGCTACTACGTCGGGGCCGCCAGCCTGGCCGCGGCCGCCGCCAGTCTGGCGCAGCCGGCGCTAGCCGCCGGGCGCACCGGCGAGCAGATCCTGGGCGAGACCTGCGCGGCCTGCCACGCCAGGGAAGGCGACCAGCAGTTCAGCCGCATCAGCCACCAGCGCAAGACGCCGGAAGGCTGGCTGATGAGCATCGCGCGCATGCAGGTGATGCACGGCGTGCAGATCGACGACGCCGACCGCCGCACCCTGGTCAAGTACCTGGCCGACCGCCAGGGCCTGGCGCCCAGCGAGACCGAGGGCGTGCGCTACGCCATGGAGCGCCGCCTCAACACGGTGGAGCAGTTCGACGACCAGTTTGCCCAGATGTGCGCGCGCTGCCACTCCGGCGCACGGGTGGCCCTGCAGCGCCGCCCGGCCAAGGAATGGGAGCACCTGGTCAACTTCCACCTCGGCCAGTGGCCGTCGCTGGAGTACCAGGCGCAGTCGCGCGACCGCGACTGGCTGCCGATCGCCCTCAAGGAGATGGTGCCGGCGCTGGCCAGCAAATATCCGCTGGACAACCCGGCGTGGAGCGAGTGGCAGAAGGCCAGACCGGGCGCCGCGGCACTGCCGGGACAGTGGAGCTTCAGCGGCCACCTGCCGGCCCGCGGCGACGTGCGCGGAGTGATGACGGTGAGCGCCGCCGAGGGCGACAGCTTCAAGGTCAGCCTCGAGGGCCAGTACGCCGACGGCAAGCCGCTCAAGGGCAGCGGCTCGGCGATCCTCTACAACGGCTACGAGTGGCGCGGCACCCTCGAGGTCGACGGCGTGGCCATGCGCCAGGTGTTCAGCGCACTGGACGGCGAGATGCGCGGGCGCATGTTCGAGAGCGAGCACGACGAGCGCGGCCTCGACTTCGTCGCCGCCAAGGCCGGCACGCCGCGGCTGCTCGCCGTGCAGCCGGGCTACCTGAAGGCGGGCAGCGAGGCCGAGCTGACCCTGGTGGGCAGCGACCTTTCCGGCAAGCCGGACTTCGGCCCGGGCGTCGCGGTGGTCAAGGTGCTGGAGCAGAGCCCCGAGCGGATGCGCGTCAGGGTCAGGGCCGCGGCCGATGCCGCCGCCGGCAGCCGCAAGGTCGCGCTGGGTTCGCTCGAGGGCGTGAACCTGGCGGTGTACCAGTCGGTCAGCGAGGTCAAGGTGGTGCCGGCCTTCTCGGTCGCCCGCATCGGCGACAACGGCGGCTCGACGCCCAAGGTGCAGGGCCGCTTCGACGCCGAGGCCTGGGGCCAGGACGCCGCCGGCCAGGCCTTCCGTATCGGCTACCTGCCGGCGCAGTGGTCGGTGGCAGCGTTCAACGAGCAGGCCGAGGAGGACGAGGACGTCAAGTACGCCGGGCGCATGCAGGCCGACGGCGTGTTCGTGCCGGGCGACGCCGGCCCCAACCCGGCGCGCAAGATGTCCACCAACAACGCCGGCAATCTCAAGGTGATCGCCCAGGTCGACGACGGCGGCAAGCCGCTCGAGGGCGAGGGCCAGATGATCGTCACCGTGCAGCGCTGGAACAACCCGCCGCTGCCGTAA
- the peaB gene encoding quinohemoprotein amine dehydrogenase maturation protein produces the protein MGAILNLVERNLHEVQVNADRLLFHIPSSSLFAADELTGGIIDALRHEGCSPEALAQRLAGRFAGSEIDETLRELIALELVSDGSPLTPEIAVRRVERTALNTVVLNVNTGCNLSCTYCYKEDLDKPSAGRKMQLDTAQASVEMLLRESPDEARYTVVFFGGEPLSNRPLIEAMVDWCEARFAAAGKAVDFVMTTNATLLTEEIVDWLNAHRFGLSVSIDGPKTVHDRNRITVGGQGTYDVVRKKVDMLLARYDSRPVGARVTLTRGITDVETIWNHLFNELGFAEVGFAPVTSGDVSDYNLSGEELAAVFANMKALGRHYLAEALVGRNIGFSNLHQLLTDIHEGQKKALPCGAGLKMLAVDHQGELNLCHRFTGSSLPTFGNVREGVKQAELNDFLSQRLDRSGTGCDSCRIRNLCSGGCYHESYARYGDPAHPTYHYCELMRDWVDFGIEVYHRIMAENPAFFSRFIAPRKAH, from the coding sequence ATGGGCGCAATCTTGAATCTGGTCGAGCGCAACCTGCACGAGGTGCAGGTCAACGCCGACCGTCTGCTGTTCCATATCCCGAGCAGCTCGCTGTTCGCCGCCGATGAATTGACCGGCGGCATCATCGACGCGTTGCGCCATGAAGGCTGCTCGCCCGAGGCGCTGGCGCAGCGCCTGGCCGGGCGCTTCGCGGGTAGCGAGATCGACGAGACCCTGCGCGAGCTGATCGCGCTGGAGCTGGTCAGCGACGGCTCGCCGCTGACCCCGGAGATCGCCGTGCGCCGGGTCGAGCGCACCGCGCTGAACACCGTGGTGCTCAACGTCAACACCGGCTGCAACCTGAGCTGCACCTACTGCTACAAGGAAGACCTCGACAAGCCGTCGGCCGGCAGGAAGATGCAGCTCGACACCGCCCAGGCGTCGGTGGAGATGCTGCTCAGGGAGTCGCCGGACGAGGCGCGCTACACCGTGGTGTTCTTCGGCGGCGAGCCGCTGTCCAACCGGCCGCTGATCGAGGCGATGGTGGACTGGTGCGAGGCGCGCTTCGCGGCGGCGGGCAAGGCGGTCGACTTCGTGATGACCACCAACGCCACCCTCCTCACCGAGGAGATCGTCGACTGGCTGAACGCCCATCGCTTCGGCCTGTCGGTGAGCATCGACGGGCCGAAGACGGTGCACGACCGCAACCGCATCACCGTGGGCGGCCAGGGCACCTACGACGTGGTGAGGAAGAAGGTGGACATGCTGCTGGCGCGCTACGACAGCCGCCCGGTGGGTGCGCGGGTGACCCTGACCCGCGGCATCACCGACGTCGAGACGATCTGGAACCACCTGTTCAACGAGCTGGGCTTCGCCGAGGTCGGCTTCGCCCCGGTCACCTCCGGCGATGTCAGCGACTACAACCTGAGCGGCGAAGAGCTGGCTGCGGTGTTCGCCAACATGAAGGCGCTCGGCCGCCATTACCTCGCCGAGGCGCTGGTCGGGCGCAACATCGGCTTCTCCAACCTGCACCAGCTGCTCACCGACATTCACGAGGGGCAGAAGAAGGCCCTGCCGTGCGGCGCCGGGCTGAAGATGCTGGCGGTCGACCACCAGGGCGAGCTGAACCTCTGCCACCGCTTCACCGGCTCGAGCCTGCCGACCTTCGGCAACGTGCGCGAGGGGGTGAAGCAGGCCGAGCTCAACGACTTCCTCTCCCAGCGCCTGGACCGCAGCGGCACCGGCTGCGACAGCTGCCGCATCCGCAACCTGTGCTCGGGCGGCTGCTACCACGAGAGCTACGCCCGCTACGGCGACCCGGCCCACCCCACCTATCACTACTGCGAACTGATGCGCGACTGGGTCGACTTCGGCATCGAGGTCTACCACCGGATCATGGCCGAGAACCCAGCCTTCTTCAGCCGCTTCATCGCACCGAGAAAGGCCCACTGA
- the qhpC gene encoding quinohemoprotein amine dehydrogenase subunit gamma — translation MKHLKPLNQKAQLLDQAAAEDRVEEVIAMSAVAGCTATTDPGWEIDAFGGVASLCQPMESDLYGCSDPCWWPAQVPDMMSTYPDWNKDAQASAEDWRNLGTVFPKDQ, via the coding sequence ATGAAACATCTCAAGCCGCTCAACCAGAAAGCCCAGCTGCTCGACCAGGCCGCCGCGGAGGATCGCGTCGAGGAAGTCATCGCCATGAGTGCCGTGGCCGGCTGCACCGCCACCACCGACCCGGGCTGGGAGATCGACGCCTTCGGCGGCGTCGCCTCGCTGTGCCAGCCGATGGAGTCCGACCTGTACGGCTGCTCCGACCCCTGCTGGTGGCCGGCCCAGGTGCCGGACATGATGAGCACCTACCCGGACTGGAACAAGGACGCGCAGGCCTCGGCCGAGGACTGGCGCAACCTCGGCACCGTATTCCCGAAAGACCAGTGA